AATCCGCTAAGAAAAAACCGATTAAACTTCCTCCTATTCTTATCGAGCACACTGGCTTGTTTAATCCTTCTTGAATTGTTCTTAAGGCTCACCATGCAAATGCCCTATTCCTGCATCCTTTATGAAAAAGATGACGCGCTTTCATTTAAGACTAAACCGAACTTGAACATCACGTTTAGAACAAAAGAATATGAAGCACTGTATACAACAAACAACGACGGAATCAGAGAGTATACCCAAAAGAAATTCAACAAGGCAAAAGGCCAGCAAAGAATCCTGACAATAGGCGATTCATTCACTTTCGGTATTGGTCTAAACAAAGAGGACACATTTCAGGAAAAATTAAAAGAAAAACTCTATACGATACTCAAAAAAAAGGTGGAGGTTATTAATGCAGGAACTTCTGGGTATGGGGCAGCACAGTCATTCGAGTTCTTAAAAATGAACATTAAGGGGTATGATCCGGATATAGTCATCTTCAGCTTTTATAATAATGATGTCCTAGACGATCGCGAATATTCTTCATTAACAGTTGGGAATGGGTGTTTAATAAGAAAGGATATCAGCCGACTTAAAAAGTTTTTGTATACTCATTCAAGAACGTATCTTTTCTATAAATCTTATAAAAACTCCTTTTCCATAGGAATCGAACCAGTAAGGAACGCTCTTTATAAATTTCGGAACTTTTTAGTGAGATTAGGGTTGTCTAATGGTGCAAAAATAATGTACCCTATCTTAGAAAACCACACGTCAGACGAACTCAATAAGGCATGGGAAAAAACACTCCAAAACATCCAAGAGATGGATAATCTATGTAAACAAGAAAATTGCACATTTGTCCTAGTATACATCCCTTCTAGGATACAAGTAAACCCAACGTTCAGGGAGGAGTACATCTCCAGAAATAATCTTAATGAGGCAGATTTTGATTTCGAGAAGCCATCGCGACTGCTGAGAGAACATGGCCGGGCAAAAGAGATGATCTTTGTGGACCTGCTTGAAAAATTTAGTAAGGTTAATATAGATGATAATAATTTACAAATATACAATGAGTACGACCCGCATTTCAATAAGAACGGCGCAGAGGTCTTTAGCACAGTACTATTAAACAAACTAAGAGAGATATACAAAAATGAGGAATAACAAATCACTCATAGGAGAAACATGGGAATTCTTAAAGGTAAGGAAAGCATGGTGGCTTGCCCCTATAATCATTATGTTATCATTAGTAGGCGCGCTTATCATATTTGGACAAAGTAGCACACTCTCCCCATTC
The DNA window shown above is from Candidatus Nanoarchaeia archaeon and carries:
- a CDS encoding SGNH/GDSL hydrolase family protein gives rise to the protein MPYSCILYEKDDALSFKTKPNLNITFRTKEYEALYTTNNDGIREYTQKKFNKAKGQQRILTIGDSFTFGIGLNKEDTFQEKLKEKLYTILKKKVEVINAGTSGYGAAQSFEFLKMNIKGYDPDIVIFSFYNNDVLDDREYSSLTVGNGCLIRKDISRLKKFLYTHSRTYLFYKSYKNSFSIGIEPVRNALYKFRNFLVRLGLSNGAKIMYPILENHTSDELNKAWEKTLQNIQEMDNLCKQENCTFVLVYIPSRIQVNPTFREEYISRNNLNEADFDFEKPSRLLREHGRAKEMIFVDLLEKFSKVNIDDNNLQIYNEYDPHFNKNGAEVFSTVLLNKLREIYKNEE
- a CDS encoding DUF5989 family protein, translating into MRNNKSLIGETWEFLKVRKAWWLAPIIIMLSLVGALIIFGQSSTLSPFIYALF